ATCCCAGAAAAATTTTCATTTATATCAAAAATACAGAATGAAGCTAAAAGCAATTCCATTATTGCACAAGGAAATCAAACTTCACCTCTAGGAAAGATGGTGGCCGGCTGTAGATTTCAAACATACTATCCTATCACGCCAGCTACCGATGACAGCGAATATCTAGAATCAAACCAGATTATAGATCAAAACGATAATGATATTGGATCAGTGGCAGTAATTCAAACGGAAGATGAGATAGCCGCTATAACTATGGCTATTGGAGCAGCTTTAACCGGTGTACGAGCCTGTACTACTACTTCAGGTCCAGGGTTTTCTTTGATGGCAGAAGCATTAGGATGGGCAGGAATAAATGAAGTCCCTTTGTTAGTTAGTTTGTATCAACGTGCAGGACCATCGACTGGACTACCCACAAGACAAGAGCAAGGAGATCTACTATTTGCAATTAATGCAGGACATGGTGAATTTCCTAGGATAGTCTATTCGTCTGGAGACATCGAAGAAAGCTTTTACGATACGATTAGAGTATTCAATTATGCAGATATTTTCCAGACGCCAGTTATTCATATGTTAGACAAGTATCTTTCTAATAGCATTATTACGTGCAGCCCATTTGAATATAAAAATCTGAAGATAGAAAGGGGAAAATTATTAGAGGGTAATTTGATAGAGATTAAACAACAAGGCTTTCCAGATCACTTTAAAAGGTTCGAATTGAACGATGATCCGATTACAATACGAGTACCGTTAGGCACAGAAAATGGTATATTCTGGAATACGGGCGATGAACATGATGAAATGGGTCATATAACTGAAGACCCAGAGACTAGGATCAGCATGATGGAAAAGAGATTATCCAAATTAGAATTAATTCAGAATAAAATTCCTAAAGAAGAACAAATTGTGATCGAATTTGAAAATAATATAAGCAGTAAAGCAAAAAAATTAATCGTAATAGTTAGTTGGGGATCTACGAAAGGAGCAATTTTAGATTCATTAGAAAAAATAACAGAATCAGATGACAAAACTCAATTCTTGTACCTTCAAATCAAATTATTAAATCCTTTTCCAGGAAAACTTTTGGAAGACATTGTAAATAATAAAATGAAAAAATTGAATACTGGTGATAACAAGATCTCCAACATTGAAACAATAATAACAATTATTGAGATGAACTATTTGTCGCAATTGGACGTTCTAATAAAACAAAATACAACCTTGCAATCAGATCACAACATACTAAAATATAATGGTAGGCCAATGTCTCATACCGAAATATACAATTCTTTATTAAACATAATAGATAACCAATCAGATCGGAGAGTGGTATTAACAGATGGAGTATAAATTAGCCGATTTTAAGACACCAGTTCATAATGACTGGTGTGCAGGTTGTGGAGACTTTGGTATACTTAATGCAATACAAATGTCTCTTTATGAATTAGAAATACTTCCGCATCAAGCTGCAATTTTTTCTGGAATTGGATGTTCGGGAAAAACCCCTCATTTCATTAATACATTTGGAATACACACACTACATGGCAGAGTCTTGCCTTTCGCTCAAGGAGCCAAATTGGCCAATCCGAATTTGAAAATTCTGGCTGTTGGTGGCGATGGAGATGGATTGGGAATAGGCTCTGGACATTTTGTAAACTCAGGAAGAAGAAATATTGATCTCACATATATTATTTATAATAACGGGGTTTATGGATTAACCAAGGGACAAGCATCACCCACTCTAAAATTAGGGATGAAGACAAAATCTCTGCCTCAGCCCAATGTAAATGATAGTATTAATCCCATAGCATTGGCTTGTATTAGTGGTTTCACCTATATAGCAAGAGGATACTCATATGACATTAAACATCTAAAGGAGGTTATTAAGAAGGGAATTGAACATGAGGGTTTATCCTTTATTGACGTATTACAGCCTTGTCCTACTTACAATGACATAAACACAAAGGAATGGTATCAAAGTTTTACTCTAGATGAGAATAATCCTTCGATAAGAATTCCCAAGATATACAAGCTAGAAGAAGAAGGGTATAACGGGGTAGTGGATAATGATGAGGAGTCATCAAATAAGATAATCAAAGCTATAGAAAAATCAAAGGAATGGGAAAATAGAATTCCTGTTGGGGTATTTTATGAAAATAAGAATACGCCTACATATGAAGAAAGATTACAAGGCAGAATTGACAATTACAAGGAATATCCACCAGCACTGCAAAGAATAAAAGATAAAAACGGAAATCCAAATATCAACATAGACAGGTTGCTCGATGAGCTTAGAACAAAATAATCTGGTACTAAATTCTAGTCCTTCTTCAAATTTCACATTTTACTATTTTCGTACTAAAACTTTAATTCTTG
This Candidatus Nitrosocosmicus oleophilus DNA region includes the following protein-coding sequences:
- a CDS encoding 2-oxoacid:ferredoxin oxidoreductase subunit beta, with product MEYKLADFKTPVHNDWCAGCGDFGILNAIQMSLYELEILPHQAAIFSGIGCSGKTPHFINTFGIHTLHGRVLPFAQGAKLANPNLKILAVGGDGDGLGIGSGHFVNSGRRNIDLTYIIYNNGVYGLTKGQASPTLKLGMKTKSLPQPNVNDSINPIALACISGFTYIARGYSYDIKHLKEVIKKGIEHEGLSFIDVLQPCPTYNDINTKEWYQSFTLDENNPSIRIPKIYKLEEEGYNGVVDNDEESSNKIIKAIEKSKEWENRIPVGVFYENKNTPTYEERLQGRIDNYKEYPPALQRIKDKNGNPNINIDRLLDELRTK
- a CDS encoding 2-oxoacid:acceptor oxidoreductase subunit alpha: MAISRESISWVIGGPQGSGVDSASHIFLKSIAMSGLNVFGKREYHSNIKGEHSYFSVRFSNQIVRSHVDDIDILVTFDAETIVRHSPFLMKGGILIYDPDVVGKKIEDIHTLDKSSEKRISHILKSNNKEFSLAGIIEELKERKVILVKLPYTKLINKFSEAIQDHSLSKLARITNVMSLAASLAVLDFDIPLMEQGILDTFANKPKIAELNVKAANFTYSYVKENFGAIPEKFSFISKIQNEAKSNSIIAQGNQTSPLGKMVAGCRFQTYYPITPATDDSEYLESNQIIDQNDNDIGSVAVIQTEDEIAAITMAIGAALTGVRACTTTSGPGFSLMAEALGWAGINEVPLLVSLYQRAGPSTGLPTRQEQGDLLFAINAGHGEFPRIVYSSGDIEESFYDTIRVFNYADIFQTPVIHMLDKYLSNSIITCSPFEYKNLKIERGKLLEGNLIEIKQQGFPDHFKRFELNDDPITIRVPLGTENGIFWNTGDEHDEMGHITEDPETRISMMEKRLSKLELIQNKIPKEEQIVIEFENNISSKAKKLIVIVSWGSTKGAILDSLEKITESDDKTQFLYLQIKLLNPFPGKLLEDIVNNKMKKLNTGDNKISNIETIITIIEMNYLSQLDVLIKQNTTLQSDHNILKYNGRPMSHTEIYNSLLNIIDNQSDRRVVLTDGV